In the Phaeobacter piscinae genome, GGCCAGATAGCGCGTCTCGAAATTGTCCGTGCCATCCAGGATCAGATCATAATCGCCAAACAGATCGGCGGCGATCTCCGCATCCAGGCGACGGTGGTAGGGGCGCACGGTGACATAGGGGTTCTGCGCCTCCATCGCGGCCTGCGCCGAGAACACCTTTGGAATGCCAATGTCATGATCGCGGTAGATCACCTGCCGCTGCAGATTGGCGTTTTCCACCAGATCATCATCGATCACCCCGATGGTACCGACCCCGGCGGCGGCAAGATATTGCAGCGCGGGCGCGCCCAATCCCCCGGCTCCAATCACCAAAACGCGCGCCTTGCGGAGTTTCTTTTGCCCCGGTCCGCCCAGCTCGCGCAGGACAATATGTCGGGCGTAGCGGTCCAGCTCGCTCTCCGAAAATTTGTCCGGGCGGGGTTGGGCGCCCTCCTGTGCTTCCGCCTCCGGCTGCGCGCGGCTGCGCAGGCGGCGCAGCACATGGCGATAGGCCAGCACCAGAGCCACCATACCGGCCAGCACCAGCCAGGGTGCCACAGATCCACCGGTGCCCACGCGCAGCGGTGCCGTTTCAGGCAGGGTCAGATGCACCGCCAGAATAGCGAGATACAGCACTCCAAGCAGGCCCAGACGCAGGTTGCGCCCCAGCCCGAGCACCCGCCCGCCCCACCAGATCAGAGCGGCAAGAACAACAATCGACAGCATCAGTGCTGCCCCGTGGAGCCAAAGCCACCGCTGCCGCGCGCGCTGTCGCTCAGGCTGTTGACCAGTTGAAATCGCGCCTGCAGTACCGGCGCCACCACCATCTGCGCGATGCGGTCGCCATGTGCGATCTCAAACGGGGCATCACCTGCGTTCATCACAATCACCCCCAGCGGGCCGCGATAATCGCTATCGACGGTGCCGGGCGCGTTGGGCAGGGTGATGCCATGTTTCAGCGCTAGGCCGGAGCGGGGACGGATCTGCACCTCGTACCCTTCCGGGATTTCCAGCCGCAGCCCGGTCGGCACCAGCGCGCGGGCACCGGGGACAAGAGTCAGGCGCGCACGATCCGGCAGATTGGCGCGCAGATCGGCACCTGCGGCTTCGGCCGTCTGATAAGCGGGCAGCGGCACATCCCTGTCTGCGCCCTCGTCATATGTAATGCGGATCTCGACCATTCCCGTGCCTTATCCTTATTCGTTTGTTCCTATTCGGGCACCTCAGCCCCTATCGGTCAGCGCCTCTGCAATGCGATCGGCCAACCGGCGCGCGACTGCGCCCTTGTCCATGCGCGGCCAGCTTTCGGCGCCTGCATCGGAGATCAGGATCACCGCGTTTTCGCTGCCACCCATGATGCCCGTCGCCGGGGAGACGTCATTGGCCACAATCCAGTCGCAGCCCTTGCGCAGGCGTTTGGCGGTGGCGTTATCCACCACGTCATTGGTTTCTGCGGCAAAGCCCACAACCAGCCCCGGTCGTCCTGCTTTCAGATGCGACACGGTTTTGAGGATGTCGGGGTTTTCGGCAAATTCCATCACCGGCAGCCCGTCCTTTGATTTTTTCAGCTTGCGGTCCGAGGCGCTGGTGACGCGCCAGTCGGCCACCGCTGCGGCAAAGACACCGGCATCCGCAGGCAGGGCGGCGGACACCGCGTCAGCCATCTCTTGCGCGGTTTCAATGGCCACCACCTCCACCCCCTCGGGCGGCGCGACGCTGGCCGGGCCCGTGATGAAGACCACCTCAGCGCCCAGATCGCGCAGAGCACGGGCCAGCGCAGTCCCCTGCGCCCCGGAGGAGCGGTTGGCGATATAGCGCACCGGATCGATCGGCTCATGGGTGGGGCCGGAGGTCAGGACAACGCGGCGTCCCTTCAGCGGCCCGTCGGTGAGTTTGGCGGCAATGGCGGCAACAATCGCGTCCGGTTCAGCCAGACGACCTGGGCCAAATTCACCGCAGGCCATGCCGCCCTCATCGGGGCCGACGCAGGTGATGCCATCCGCCAGCAGTGTGGCCAGATTGCGCTGCGTTGCGGAGTGCTGCCACATGCGGACATTCATCGCAGGCGCCAGCAGCACCGGCGTATCTGTCGCCAGCAGCAGGGTGGAGGCCAGATCATTGGCGTGACCATTGGCCATCTTGGCCATCAGGTCCGCCGTCGCCGGGGCCACCACCAGAAGATCCGCACTGCGCGACAGTTGGATATGGCCCATCTCAGCCTCGGTCGTGAGATCAAAGAGATCGCGATGCACCGCCTGCCCGGCCAGCGCAGAAACCGACAAGGGGGTGACAAATTCCTCGCCCGCCTTGGTCAAAACCGGCACCACCTCAGCGCCCTGATCCTGCAGACGGCGGATCAGCTCCAGCGATTTATAGGCGGCAATTCCGCCACCGATGATCAGGAGAATACGTTTGTTCGCCAGCATTTGCCTATCCTTGCCGCAGATCCCGGCAAACTCTACTGCGCCCTGTCGCCAGTGTGAAACGGTTTTCCACGGGGTCCATGATCAAGTGGTCGTCCCCCGGCTGAACTGCTCCCCCTTTACTGGAACGCAAGGCAGGGGTCGGGCCGCGAAACCGGCGGCGCATCCAGCAGCACGTCAAACACACCGTCGATTTGCCCGCCCTCCGACTGGCCAAGGGCGACAATTTTGAGATCAGGCCGGGCCAATCGCAAGGCCACAGGCGCTCCTCGGTCCAGCCGGGCATGGCCATTGCCGGTGATGACAACCACCTGCGGACGCGGTTGGTCGGCGATCCCATCTGTCAGCTGGTCCAACGCCGTCACAACACCACGCGCCAGTGCGGCATCCCGCAGCCGTTGCAGGTCGACCAGAACCGGCAGCATCTCTGCGGGCATTGCGTTGCAGTGATTTGCCAGCTGGTCGGCCTCCCGCGCGGCCTGTTCGGCCTCTGGCAGCGGTTCGGTCAAACCATATGCGGCCGGCTCCGCGCCGAAAAAACGCGCCACCCCCTGCTCCATCGCGCGGCGGGTCTCGGCGCGGGGCACCAAGGCTCCAACCTGCGCGGCCCCGTGGCCCGCCGCAAAAACCGGCTGGTAGAGTGCGAAATCCGGCCAGCCGGACTGCGCCCAGTCCAGCGCCTCCGCCAATGCAGGACCATCCTGTAACAGTTCCGGGGTCAGACCGGCAGCCTGCGCCGGGGTGATCATTTCCCAAATCACGGCGGCAGGCGCTAGCGCGGCGATAATCTCCGCCTGCGCTGTATGGTGGGCGGGATTGTCATGCACCTCTCCCAGAAACACCACATCCGCATCCGTGAGCCGTGGCACCACGTCGGGAACGGAGGTCGCTGCCGTCGCTGTCTGGGCGGTCTGGCTGACCGATTGATCTGCGCGGGCAGTACCGATGATTGCAGCGGCAGAGACAAGGCCGCCGAGGGCCATGGGGCGCAGCGCCGCCGCGCAGATGAAAAAGGCGCGTCCGATGTGGGTCGCGCCTTTGTCGATAAAATTACTATGGTTTGTCATAGGAGGAAGTTTTGAACTTCCCGTGAGCAGGTTTCAAGCGATTTGCGCATCTTTTGGAAGGCGCCTGCCTCCAGCTGGCGAACACGCTCCTTGGACAAGCCCAGCTCGGTTCCGAGGCTCTCCAATGTGCGGGGCTTGTCCCGCAGTTTGCGCTCCGTAATGATGAAGCGTTCGCGATCATTCAGCGCCTGCATCGCCTCCACCAGCCAGGTCCGCAGTTGCTGAGTGTCATGGCTCTCCTCGACCAGCTCGGCGGCCTGAGCGCTGTCATCTTCCAGCGCCTCGATCCACTCGCGCCCCTCTTCCTCGGCTGACTGGACAGCGTTTAGCGAGAAATCCGCGCCCGCCAGCCGCCCGTCCATCATCTGAACATCCCGCAGCGGCACGCCGATTTCGGTGGCAATCTGCTGGTGCAGCTGATGCTGATCCAGACGTGAGCCCTCCGACTGGGCCTGACGCTCCAGCTGAGCCTGCACCCGGCGCATATTGAAGAACAGCGATTTCTGCGAAGAGGTCGAGCCGGTCCGCACCATCGACCAGTTGCGCATCACATAGTCCTGAATGGAGGCCTTGATCCACCAGACCGCATAGGTGGAGAACCGCACACCCCGATCCGGGTCAAACTTATCCGCCGCCTTCATCAGGCCCAGACCCGCCTCCTGAATAAGGTCGTTCATAGGTGCGCCGTAGCGGCGGAATTTGGACGCCATCGAAATGGCCAGTCGCATATAGGCGTTGATCAAGCGGTGCAGCGCCTGCACATCACGTTCATCCCGCCAAGCATAGGCCAGTTGCAGCTCTGTTTCCGCGTCCAGCAATTCCGCCTTCATTGCCCGCTTGGGCAACGGGTTTTCGATCATGGTATCAAGTGCCATTTTTCTTCCCCGTAGATGAATTTTGATCTGATTACGCGCGCTGCGCGGATTTGGATCACTTCACAATTGGCAATTTCCCGAAAATAGGGTCGGGACGGTTCTTCGCGGCCGGATGGGGCGTGGAGAAAAACGCCTAAAAGCGCCGCCGCATCGGGCCGGTCTGGGGTGCAATCAACGTCTGAAATGTGGCGCCACCCTCGGCAGGTTGACGCGCTCTTGTGGTCAACACATCTTGTGCTGCATCGCACCCGTGGCTACCCAGTCACGCAACACTCGATGCAATCAGGGTAATAAAAGTGCCGTCTAAAGTCACATTCATTCTGGGCGGCGCAGCGTCGGGCAAGTCTGATTTTGCCGAAAACCTCTGCCTAAACTCTGGTAAAGACAGGGTTTATCTCGCCACTTCACAAGTGTTTGACGATGAGATGCGGGCGAAAATTGATCGCCACCTCCA is a window encoding:
- a CDS encoding ChaN family lipoprotein; protein product: MTNHSNFIDKGATHIGRAFFICAAALRPMALGGLVSAAAIIGTARADQSVSQTAQTATAATSVPDVVPRLTDADVVFLGEVHDNPAHHTAQAEIIAALAPAAVIWEMITPAQAAGLTPELLQDGPALAEALDWAQSGWPDFALYQPVFAAGHGAAQVGALVPRAETRRAMEQGVARFFGAEPAAYGLTEPLPEAEQAAREADQLANHCNAMPAEMLPVLVDLQRLRDAALARGVVTALDQLTDGIADQPRPQVVVITGNGHARLDRGAPVALRLARPDLKIVALGQSEGGQIDGVFDVLLDAPPVSRPDPCLAFQ
- the coaBC gene encoding bifunctional phosphopantothenoylcysteine decarboxylase/phosphopantothenate--cysteine ligase CoaBC → MLANKRILLIIGGGIAAYKSLELIRRLQDQGAEVVPVLTKAGEEFVTPLSVSALAGQAVHRDLFDLTTEAEMGHIQLSRSADLLVVAPATADLMAKMANGHANDLASTLLLATDTPVLLAPAMNVRMWQHSATQRNLATLLADGITCVGPDEGGMACGEFGPGRLAEPDAIVAAIAAKLTDGPLKGRRVVLTSGPTHEPIDPVRYIANRSSGAQGTALARALRDLGAEVVFITGPASVAPPEGVEVVAIETAQEMADAVSAALPADAGVFAAAVADWRVTSASDRKLKKSKDGLPVMEFAENPDILKTVSHLKAGRPGLVVGFAAETNDVVDNATAKRLRKGCDWIVANDVSPATGIMGGSENAVILISDAGAESWPRMDKGAVARRLADRIAEALTDRG
- a CDS encoding RNA polymerase factor sigma-32, with amino-acid sequence MALDTMIENPLPKRAMKAELLDAETELQLAYAWRDERDVQALHRLINAYMRLAISMASKFRRYGAPMNDLIQEAGLGLMKAADKFDPDRGVRFSTYAVWWIKASIQDYVMRNWSMVRTGSTSSQKSLFFNMRRVQAQLERQAQSEGSRLDQHQLHQQIATEIGVPLRDVQMMDGRLAGADFSLNAVQSAEEEGREWIEALEDDSAQAAELVEESHDTQQLRTWLVEAMQALNDRERFIITERKLRDKPRTLESLGTELGLSKERVRQLEAGAFQKMRKSLETCSREVQNFLL
- the dut gene encoding dUTP diphosphatase is translated as MVEIRITYDEGADRDVPLPAYQTAEAAGADLRANLPDRARLTLVPGARALVPTGLRLEIPEGYEVQIRPRSGLALKHGITLPNAPGTVDSDYRGPLGVIVMNAGDAPFEIAHGDRIAQMVVAPVLQARFQLVNSLSDSARGSGGFGSTGQH
- a CDS encoding HesA/MoeB/ThiF family protein, whose protein sequence is MLSIVVLAALIWWGGRVLGLGRNLRLGLLGVLYLAILAVHLTLPETAPLRVGTGGSVAPWLVLAGMVALVLAYRHVLRRLRSRAQPEAEAQEGAQPRPDKFSESELDRYARHIVLRELGGPGQKKLRKARVLVIGAGGLGAPALQYLAAAGVGTIGVIDDDLVENANLQRQVIYRDHDIGIPKVFSAQAAMEAQNPYVTVRPYHRRLDAEIAADLFGDYDLILDGTDNFETRYLANRTAVALGKPLISGALSQWEGQISLFHPTAGGPCYQCIFPEAPAAGLAPSCSEAGVVGPLPGVVGAMMALEAIKAITGAGQTLQGEMLIYDGLYSESRKITLSQRRDCPICAGGAEAGEDSSKEAGAPRSDAEAT